One Vicinamibacterales bacterium genomic window, GCACGATGTGCATGCCGCTCTCCGACTGCAGGTGATCGCCCAGGTGTCGGAGCTGCGGAATCTCGCGCTCGCTGATCCCCAACTCGCGTTTGGCCCTGAGGTAGATGGCGCTCGCGTGCCGGACGTGCAGTTCATCGAGCCTCGGCGTGACCTCGCGCCAAATGCGTCGTTCCTCGTCGGTGTAGTCGATGAGGGGTGGCGGACGATGCTGCAGGCGGTGGGCGCGACACACCGCGAAGAGATCGCGGCGTCGGCGGATGTAGTCCTCGTCGCCCAGGCCGGGATGGCCGGGTTCGAGCTCGAGGACGTCGATGTCCGGGGGATTCGCGTACACGTCGGTGCTCGCCGAGTCGAGGCTTGGCTGCTCCATGTCGCTCTCCGGGCTCTGTGATGATCGACCCGCTTCCAGACTACCGCAGACAGACCGGGCGGGGCCAGAGCAACCGGCGGGCGGGGCGCGCGCGGCCGTTCATCGGTGATGAGCGGTGCCGCCGCGTTCCGCCGACCACCTGGCTGAGAACGGTTCACTACTCGCAGTAGCGATTCGCGACGAGGCCGGCGCCGACGCGACGCTCGTGAGCGCTGGGGCGAGTGCCGGATACCTGGCACTTCAGCCGCCCGCTCGAATCTCAGCCGGGTTCTCTTCTGCCCTCCGGAGCCGCCCGCGATTTCGTTCGCGTCAGCCTGCGCACACTTTCGTGAGTGTTCGTCGGCGGGGGAGCTCCGTGACCAGTTCTCGTGGCTCCGGAATTCCGTCACCGCAAGTCCTTTTCCGCCACCAGATTGCGGTGCCTCCGATCTGGACCTCCTGCCCCCAAGCTGGGTGGTACTCACTTTGTAGGCTACGGGAATCGGGAACCCCAAGTCCCGTTCGAGAAGCCGCGTCAGGGTTGCACGCGACGCGACCGCGTGCGCACACGTTGGTGTTCGGGCCCCCTTCGCGCTGGCTGCCGGTTGCACGGCGGTCCTTCATCTGATCTCGCCGGAGCCTGCGGCCGGCAACGAAGCGGAGCACTCAACACATGAAACGATGGGCAGCACTCGTCGCAACCGTGGCAGCCGCCACGCTGTCGGTCCCTGTCTCTGCACAGAAGAGCGCCATGCTGGGCGGACTGCACGATGTCCGCGTGGCGGGCAACACCGGCAACCTGTGCGCCGGCTGTCATACGCCGCACTCTGCCAACGTCGCGTACAAAGCGGTGCTCTGGAACCGGAGTTACGTGCCGACAGCGGCCAGCTTCACGTCCTACGACATCAACACGAACCCCGACTTCAAGGGAGGCTCGGTGAGCCTGGGTGCCAGCTCGGCGCTCAGCCTGCTGTGCATGAGCTGCCACGATGGCACGACGGCGGTGAGCGCCGTCATCAGGACGCCGAGCGGGACCACGCTGAAGCCGACAACCGTGGCGAGTACGCTCGGCAGCGATCTCTCCAACGACCACCCGGTCGGCTTCAGCTATGACGCATCGATCACGGGGCAGGGCACGCCCGCCAAGCTGGTGCAGACGCCCGACGCCACCAAGGTCAAGCTCTTCGGAACCGCTGGCGCACGCCGCGTGGAATGCGGGAGTTGTCACGACGCGCACACGAACGCAGCAGGCTTCCTCCGCTCTCCAAACACCAACAGCGCGCTCTGCCTGGCCTGCCATCTCTAGCATCGGCGTCGCGCCGCTCCCGGCCGCGTCCAGGGAACGGCGCGACTCGCATCCACTTTCATCGCGGCTCGAGGAGACAGGGTTCATCGCATGACCCACCATCGCACTACCGTCGGCGCCGGCTTGCTCGTCGCGCTCGTGGGAGCAATCGGATTCGCCACCTCCGTGGCGTGGCGGTCCGGGCCAACCCGTCGCGAGCCGGCATCCACCGTGGCGCTCGTCGAGGGCCAGGCAATCACGGCGGACGATCTCGACCTGCGTCTGTCCGAGATTCTGCCGATGGCGTCTTACCACGGTCGCATCGAGCCCGCCCGTCTTGTCTCCCTGAAGCGCGCTGCGCTCGACGAACTGGTTCTCGACGAACTCATCTACCGCGAGGCGGTTGCCCATGGTCAGCACCCGGCGTCGGATGCAGTGGACACCGAGGTTTCTGCCGCCAGGGCGCGCTTCGACAGCGTCGACGAATTCGCCGCGGCCCTCCGAGAGAACGGACTCGACGAGGCCGGGTTCAGGGCACGCGCGGGTCGCTCAATCCTCGTGCGCGCCGCCCGCGCCGCCCACGCGCGACTCGAGGTGTCCGCGGCGGATATCGCCGCCTACTACCGTGACAATGGTGCGAAGTTCCAACGGCCCGACCAGGTGCACTTGCTGGAGATCCTCTTCCGCGTCGATCCTGCCGACCCGACTTCGCGCGGGCCCGCCGAGAGGAAGGCGCGGGTGGTTCTTGCGCGCCTGCGCCAGGGCGAGAGCTTCGCCGTGTTGGCGCGCGACCTCTCGGAGGACGAGTACCGGGTGAAAGACGGGGACATGGGGCTCGTGCATCGCGGCCGGCTCGATCGGGAATTCGAAGATGCGGTCTTCACCGCCCCCCTCAGGCAACCCGCGCTCGCACGGTCGCTCTACGGGGTCCAGGTGTTCGAGGTGGTCGAGCGTCAGCCGGCAGCACAGCTCACGCTCGACGAGGCGTGGCCGGACATCGGCGTGCGCCTGACGCGGCAGCGCCGCAGCGAAGACCTTCGCGCGTGGAAGGCGCATCTGCTCGCCGGTTCGCACGTCGAGATTCGCGACGCGGCACTTCGCGGGGCTCAGCCGGCAGAGTTGGCGATGGACAGTGCGGCGCTCGGGCCTGGTCGCGGCCGCTGGGGCGCGACTGCGGGTCGTCGATGAGCCATCGGGACTCGTTCGTGGCCGATACGTCCCGCGCCGCCCGGCCGGCCGGCGGCCTGAATGCCGCGGACGTGTTCGTCCGCCGGCATGCGTGGCCGATTGCCGCGGTGCTCGTTCTGGCGCTCTCGAGCGACGGCGCCACCGCCTGGGCCAGCGAAGC contains:
- a CDS encoding cytochrome c3 family protein; translation: MKRWAALVATVAAATLSVPVSAQKSAMLGGLHDVRVAGNTGNLCAGCHTPHSANVAYKAVLWNRSYVPTAASFTSYDINTNPDFKGGSVSLGASSALSLLCMSCHDGTTAVSAVIRTPSGTTLKPTTVASTLGSDLSNDHPVGFSYDASITGQGTPAKLVQTPDATKVKLFGTAGARRVECGSCHDAHTNAAGFLRSPNTNSALCLACHL
- a CDS encoding peptidylprolyl isomerase, giving the protein MTHHRTTVGAGLLVALVGAIGFATSVAWRSGPTRREPASTVALVEGQAITADDLDLRLSEILPMASYHGRIEPARLVSLKRAALDELVLDELIYREAVAHGQHPASDAVDTEVSAARARFDSVDEFAAALRENGLDEAGFRARAGRSILVRAARAAHARLEVSAADIAAYYRDNGAKFQRPDQVHLLEILFRVDPADPTSRGPAERKARVVLARLRQGESFAVLARDLSEDEYRVKDGDMGLVHRGRLDREFEDAVFTAPLRQPALARSLYGVQVFEVVERQPAAQLTLDEAWPDIGVRLTRQRRSEDLRAWKAHLLAGSHVEIRDAALRGAQPAELAMDSAALGPGRGRWGATAGRR